A single region of the Neotabrizicola shimadae genome encodes:
- a CDS encoding thiamine phosphate synthase, protein MADQDKPQLYLITPPAFDLETFPDRIAGVLDDHEIACLRLSLATSDEDFVARAADALREVAHQRDVPIVIDRHVLLVERLGLDGVHLMDGARSVRKIRKDLGADAIVGAFCGASRHEGLSAGEAGADYVAFGPVGLSPLGDGTRAEAELFAWWSEMIEVPVVAEGSLTPDLIAALAPVSDFLAVGEEIWSDDDPSGALRRLIGNWA, encoded by the coding sequence ATGGCAGATCAAGACAAACCCCAACTCTACCTGATCACCCCGCCGGCCTTCGATCTGGAGACCTTTCCAGATCGCATTGCCGGCGTGCTGGACGACCATGAGATCGCTTGCCTGCGGCTGTCCTTGGCGACTTCTGACGAGGATTTCGTCGCGCGCGCCGCAGACGCCCTGCGCGAAGTCGCCCACCAGCGCGACGTACCGATCGTCATCGACCGCCATGTCCTTCTTGTAGAACGGCTTGGGCTCGACGGGGTCCATCTGATGGATGGGGCGCGCTCGGTCCGCAAGATCCGCAAGGACCTTGGTGCCGACGCCATTGTCGGGGCGTTTTGCGGCGCATCACGGCACGAGGGCCTGTCCGCAGGTGAAGCCGGCGCAGACTATGTGGCCTTCGGCCCGGTCGGCCTGTCGCCCCTCGGTGACGGCACACGCGCAGAGGCCGAACTGTTCGCCTGGTGGTCCGAGATGATCGAAGTCCCGGTCGTGGCCGAAGGTTCCCTCACACCAGACCTGATCGCCGCCCTTGCCCCGGTGTCGGATTTCCTTGCCGTAGGCGAGGAGATCTGGTCCGACGATGACCCATCCGGCGCCCTGCGCCGACTGATCGGCAACTGGGCCTGA
- a CDS encoding DUF6538 domain-containing protein, giving the protein MILMFEDGAYRVMCKHVQKKGNVFYYRRRIPEDVRSLHRVPGRKDDAQLFFSLKTSDLAEACRRADAQTRRFDALWKAKRLGSSDAADVQVALATLEAAGLAPGDGLRQGDSFAASNFVDRLIGQHEPDEPPPTVAPQDKLTIDLLFGAPVPRLLSDAKQKHFELGKGPKGKVATDQFNRAWNILLEIAGDLPLDQLRREHGNEFVRRLINQGAGPETIKRYLSQVRPVIQTGILEFELSKPNPFDSLTIPNRDEGQRKPRSPFTLAQVASIQSACLRMDDERRWVIAMVSDSMTRLAEVVGLKRDDVQLDAQVPHIMIRPNDLRRLKNKQSERAVPLVGMALWAARRAMGGSGEYLFPQLAQRPSKGEFTSAAVSAALNKWLKDNKLATTGQTVHSFRHTMRDRLRNVETPADLCDRIGGWAGKGVGETYGQGHGLELMHRYMIKTVIPT; this is encoded by the coding sequence ATGATCTTGATGTTCGAAGACGGGGCCTACCGCGTCATGTGCAAGCATGTGCAGAAAAAGGGAAATGTCTTCTACTATCGCCGTCGCATCCCTGAGGATGTCAGGTCGCTCCACAGGGTGCCGGGACGGAAGGACGACGCCCAGCTGTTCTTCAGCCTGAAGACCTCCGACCTAGCCGAAGCCTGCCGCAGGGCCGATGCGCAAACACGGCGCTTCGATGCCCTTTGGAAGGCAAAGCGTCTGGGTAGTTCAGATGCAGCCGATGTACAGGTTGCCCTCGCAACCTTGGAGGCGGCAGGTCTCGCGCCTGGTGACGGCCTCAGACAGGGCGATAGCTTTGCCGCAAGCAACTTCGTTGATCGACTTATCGGTCAGCACGAGCCAGATGAACCTCCTCCAACGGTAGCCCCACAGGACAAACTGACCATTGATCTCCTCTTCGGCGCGCCGGTTCCTCGTCTTCTCAGTGATGCCAAGCAGAAGCACTTTGAACTGGGGAAAGGGCCAAAGGGGAAAGTCGCTACCGATCAGTTCAATCGAGCTTGGAACATACTCCTTGAGATTGCAGGAGACCTACCACTGGATCAACTGAGGCGGGAGCATGGGAACGAGTTCGTTCGCCGTCTAATCAATCAAGGAGCGGGTCCCGAGACGATAAAGCGCTACCTGTCGCAAGTTCGTCCGGTGATCCAGACCGGCATTCTTGAGTTTGAGCTGTCCAAGCCAAATCCCTTCGACAGTCTAACGATTCCGAACCGCGACGAGGGTCAACGCAAGCCAAGATCACCATTCACCTTGGCACAGGTCGCGTCCATCCAATCCGCTTGTTTGCGTATGGACGACGAACGGCGCTGGGTGATCGCAATGGTATCGGACTCGATGACTCGCTTGGCAGAGGTAGTCGGCCTGAAACGGGATGACGTCCAACTGGACGCGCAAGTTCCCCACATCATGATCAGGCCAAACGACCTCAGGCGGCTGAAGAACAAGCAGTCCGAAAGGGCAGTACCCCTTGTGGGAATGGCGCTCTGGGCTGCCCGTCGAGCTATGGGCGGAAGTGGCGAGTACCTCTTTCCTCAGCTAGCCCAAAGACCGTCGAAGGGCGAATTCACGTCTGCTGCGGTCTCCGCGGCGTTGAACAAATGGCTGAAAGACAACAAGCTGGCCACGACCGGGCAAACAGTCCACAGCTTTCGGCACACGATGCGTGACCGGTTGCGCAACGTCGAAACCCCAGCCGACCTCTGCGACCGGATCGGGGGCTGGGCTGGAAAAGGTGTGGGAGAGACATACGGCCAGGGACATGGGCTTGAGTTGATGCACCGTTACATGATCAAGACCGTGATACCCACCTGA
- a CDS encoding recombinase family protein yields the protein MLIGYARTSTLDQIAGLLAQKEALTGIGCEKLFEEQTSSVGTRSALQAALEFVREGDTLMVTKLDRLARSVRHLGEIVEALERKGVGLRVLDLGLDTANATGKLMLNVLGAVAQFEREMMLERQREGIAKAKADGKYRGRKPTAQFKRAEVLCLLAAGTPKREIARVTGISERSVYRVLSEA from the coding sequence ATGCTAATCGGTTATGCCCGCACGTCCACCCTGGATCAGATTGCGGGTCTATTGGCTCAGAAAGAGGCCCTGACGGGCATCGGATGCGAGAAGCTCTTTGAGGAGCAGACAAGTTCAGTGGGCACCCGCAGCGCTCTCCAGGCCGCGCTGGAGTTCGTTCGGGAGGGCGACACCCTGATGGTCACCAAATTGGACCGCTTGGCCCGTTCTGTCCGCCACCTTGGCGAGATTGTCGAGGCGCTTGAACGCAAGGGAGTTGGCCTTCGAGTGCTGGACCTTGGACTGGACACCGCCAACGCGACCGGAAAGCTCATGCTGAACGTCCTCGGAGCGGTGGCGCAGTTCGAACGGGAAATGATGCTCGAACGCCAGAGGGAGGGGATCGCAAAGGCAAAGGCGGACGGGAAGTATCGGGGAAGGAAACCAACAGCCCAATTCAAAAGGGCCGAAGTCCTCTGCCTCCTGGCCGCAGGGACGCCGAAGCGAGAGATTGCCAGAGTGACGGGTATCTCTGAACGGTCGGTTTATCGTGTGCTGTCAGAAGCTTGA
- a CDS encoding type ISP restriction/modification enzyme produces the protein MVSVADFVVRVKDVYKTGIAGEHAYRPALHDLLKALGDDLTPVNDAKKSEVGAPDFIVLKGDIPIGHLEAKDINLDIRALKDANKKQQDRYKAGLSNLIYTNCLDWDFYRNGQLVASVTIADFLMGIQPKPEEYATLENLLRDFVAQRPQSITTPRDLAERMAGKAVLIKDVLFQTLRQDKDLQTDLAGQYKAFKEHLIHDISLEDFADIYAETIAYGMFAARLHDTSLDSFSRFEALDLLPKSNPFLRDLFGFIAGATLDDRIAWVIDDLARVFQAANVKKLMEAFGKLTGQQDPFLHFYETFLAAYNPAKRKARGVWYTPEPVVNFIVRAVDEVLQTEFGLPDGLADTSKVIIDWDTGQTDPKGKPLTIKKEVHRVQILDPATGTGTFLAEVIKQIAPKVKNVAEGMWSPYIERDLIPRLHGFELLMASYAMCHMKLDMILTELGYKPTGTPPRLGVYLTNSLEEGEREVRDLFMAQWLTREAREANTIKRQTPIMCVIGNPPYSGHSSNKGQWIDSLLEPYKREPGGIERLRERNPKWLNDDYVKFLRFAESLIARTGEGVLGFITNHGYLDNPTFRGMRWHLLRTFDKIFVLDLHGNAKKNEVAPEGASDKNVFDIQQGVAIIIGVKRKEYGRKAGLARVYHGDLWGSREVKYDALRKETILGPVFSEITPSVEQLQFHPRDFSLDDVYSKGFSIENFFQSNVLGFQTHRDDLVISTDRQIVQDRLDNLLSPALSDSQVAKILALDAKAEASLTEQRKKLKSSRKAEDSVVACLYRPFDVRFCIMHQAVVDRPRPELIRNAIGKENLFLLASRQISFLGYRHCFVSTLTAESCVVSLKTKEQNRVFSLYAYPTEQDLDQSRRINFDPKLYDRLQALATHPTHGTPDEVAVFDYIYGVLHCPAYRATYAEFLKIDFPRIPWPVTPDEFWEVSTKGTALRKLHLMDPATIGPTPYPFKGEGSAVVENPRFEGGKVWINATQYFDNAPEVSWNFYIGGYQPAQKWLKDRKGRTLSFDDVKHYQRILKILVETDRIMQTITMTLGA, from the coding sequence ATGGTTAGCGTTGCCGACTTCGTTGTCAGGGTAAAGGACGTCTACAAGACCGGCATTGCCGGGGAACATGCCTACCGGCCCGCTTTGCACGATCTTCTGAAGGCGCTGGGGGACGATCTGACCCCGGTCAATGACGCCAAGAAGTCGGAAGTGGGCGCGCCTGACTTCATTGTTCTCAAGGGTGACATTCCTATCGGGCACCTGGAGGCCAAGGACATCAATCTCGACATCCGTGCCCTTAAGGATGCCAATAAGAAGCAGCAGGACCGTTACAAGGCGGGCCTGTCCAATCTGATCTACACCAACTGCCTAGACTGGGACTTCTACCGCAACGGCCAGCTTGTGGCCTCTGTGACCATCGCAGACTTCCTGATGGGCATTCAGCCCAAGCCCGAGGAATACGCGACCCTGGAGAACCTTCTCCGGGACTTCGTGGCCCAGCGCCCGCAGTCCATCACAACACCCCGTGATCTAGCCGAGCGAATGGCGGGCAAGGCGGTCTTGATCAAGGACGTCCTCTTCCAGACCCTTCGGCAGGACAAGGACCTCCAGACCGATCTGGCAGGCCAGTACAAGGCCTTCAAGGAACATCTGATCCACGACATCAGCCTCGAAGACTTTGCTGACATCTACGCCGAAACCATCGCTTACGGCATGTTCGCTGCCCGCCTGCACGACACCTCGCTGGACAGCTTCAGTCGCTTCGAGGCTCTGGACCTACTTCCTAAGTCCAACCCCTTCCTGCGCGACCTCTTCGGCTTCATTGCTGGGGCCACCCTGGACGACCGCATTGCCTGGGTGATTGATGACCTGGCCCGCGTCTTCCAGGCCGCCAACGTCAAGAAGCTGATGGAGGCCTTTGGTAAGCTGACAGGCCAGCAGGACCCCTTCCTGCACTTCTATGAGACCTTCCTGGCGGCCTATAACCCCGCCAAGCGCAAGGCGCGGGGCGTCTGGTACACGCCGGAGCCTGTGGTCAACTTCATCGTGCGGGCTGTGGATGAGGTCTTGCAGACCGAGTTCGGCTTGCCCGATGGCCTCGCCGACACCTCCAAGGTGATCATCGACTGGGACACCGGCCAGACCGACCCCAAGGGCAAGCCCTTAACCATCAAGAAAGAGGTCCACCGCGTCCAGATACTCGACCCCGCCACCGGTACCGGCACCTTCCTGGCCGAGGTGATCAAGCAGATCGCCCCCAAGGTGAAGAACGTGGCCGAGGGTATGTGGTCCCCCTACATCGAACGCGATCTGATCCCCCGCCTGCATGGGTTCGAGCTTCTGATGGCCTCCTACGCCATGTGCCACATGAAGCTAGACATGATTCTGACCGAACTGGGGTACAAGCCCACAGGCACGCCGCCGCGCCTGGGGGTCTATCTGACCAACTCACTTGAGGAAGGCGAACGCGAAGTTCGCGACCTGTTTATGGCGCAATGGCTGACCCGTGAGGCGCGCGAGGCCAATACGATCAAACGCCAGACGCCGATCATGTGCGTGATCGGGAACCCGCCGTATTCGGGACATTCGTCGAATAAGGGGCAATGGATCGACTCCCTTCTTGAGCCCTACAAGAGAGAGCCGGGAGGTATTGAGCGACTTCGAGAGCGAAACCCAAAGTGGCTTAATGACGACTACGTGAAGTTTCTTAGGTTTGCCGAAAGCTTGATCGCTAGAACAGGCGAAGGAGTTTTAGGTTTTATCACGAACCACGGATATCTTGATAATCCGACCTTCCGAGGGATGCGTTGGCACCTCCTCAGGACATTTGACAAGATATTTGTTCTCGATTTGCACGGGAATGCGAAAAAAAATGAGGTAGCGCCGGAGGGTGCCTCAGACAAAAACGTATTCGATATTCAACAGGGTGTCGCTATAATCATAGGCGTAAAGAGGAAGGAATATGGACGGAAAGCAGGGTTGGCGCGTGTGTATCATGGCGACCTCTGGGGTAGTCGAGAGGTAAAGTATGACGCGTTACGAAAGGAAACTATTCTGGGGCCTGTGTTCTCAGAGATCACTCCAAGCGTTGAGCAGCTCCAATTCCACCCGAGAGATTTCTCTCTGGACGACGTCTATTCGAAAGGCTTCTCGATAGAGAATTTCTTTCAGTCCAACGTGCTGGGGTTTCAGACACATCGCGACGATCTTGTAATTTCTACAGATCGCCAGATAGTCCAAGACCGTCTCGATAATCTTCTCTCGCCTGCGCTATCGGACTCTCAAGTCGCAAAAATACTTGCTTTGGATGCAAAAGCAGAGGCCAGCCTTACTGAACAACGCAAGAAGCTGAAATCTTCTCGGAAGGCAGAAGATAGTGTCGTAGCTTGCCTATATCGCCCTTTCGATGTCCGCTTCTGCATTATGCATCAAGCTGTTGTAGATCGACCTCGACCCGAACTTATCCGCAATGCAATCGGCAAGGAAAATTTGTTCTTGCTTGCCTCTCGCCAGATTTCTTTCTTAGGTTATCGTCATTGCTTTGTTTCCACTCTGACGGCGGAAAGCTGCGTTGTCTCGCTCAAGACTAAGGAGCAGAACCGCGTTTTTTCGCTCTATGCTTACCCCACCGAACAAGACCTCGACCAATCCCGCCGCATCAACTTCGACCCAAAGCTCTACGACCGCCTGCAGGCTCTCGCCACCCACCCCACCCACGGCACCCCGGATGAGGTGGCGGTCTTCGACTACATCTACGGCGTCCTGCACTGCCCGGCCTACCGCGCCACCTATGCCGAGTTCCTGAAGATCGACTTTCCCCGCATCCCCTGGCCCGTAACTCCTGATGAGTTCTGGGAGGTTTCGACCAAAGGCACTGCGTTGCGCAAGCTGCACCTGATGGACCCCGCAACCATCGGCCCCACCCCTTACCCCTTCAAGGGAGAAGGAAGCGCCGTGGTGGAAAATCCCCGGTTCGAAGGTGGCAAGGTCTGGATCAACGCCACCCAGTATTTCGACAACGCCCCCGAGGTCAGTTGGAACTTCTACATCGGCGGCTACCAACCAGCCCAGAAATGGCTTAAGGACCGCAAGGGCCGCACCCTAAGCTTCGATGACGTGAAGCACTATCAGCGCATCCTGAAAATCCTGGTCGAAACCGACCGGATCATGCAGACGATCACGATGACGCTGGGGGCATGA
- a CDS encoding DUF1153 domain-containing protein: MDDSIKRWTVKRKTALVVEIIQGKSTVAEAGRAYDLSPSEIEGWVDDAKRGMENALRANPLETREQYEKQLKDLQEAYGEAMLELRARKKAGGPHGAGGRQLIRTLHEGLLADGIAVPLIKLCAWIGVPRGTVYYKPTKATPTVDPRYADPIKAMIEKEPSFGYRTRRSTLPRCTRSLLALFGVSSSVSSRSDHHCRKSSMSSRVISAIGLSPITSMKLRIALITGFRARRT; this comes from the coding sequence ATGGACGACAGCATCAAACGGTGGACGGTGAAGCGGAAGACGGCGCTGGTGGTCGAGATCATTCAGGGCAAGTCGACGGTGGCAGAGGCCGGTCGGGCCTATGACCTTTCGCCGTCCGAGATCGAGGGCTGGGTTGATGATGCCAAGCGGGGCATGGAGAACGCCTTGCGGGCGAACCCGCTGGAGACCCGCGAGCAATATGAGAAGCAGCTGAAGGACCTGCAGGAGGCCTATGGCGAGGCCATGCTGGAGCTGCGCGCCAGAAAAAAAGCTGGCGGCCCTCATGGAGCGGGAGGACGGCAATTGATCCGGACGCTCCATGAGGGCCTTCTGGCTGATGGGATCGCGGTGCCGCTGATCAAGCTGTGCGCCTGGATCGGCGTGCCGCGGGGGACCGTCTACTACAAGCCGACCAAGGCCACGCCAACGGTCGATCCTCGCTATGCTGATCCGATCAAGGCCATGATCGAAAAGGAGCCGTCATTTGGTTACCGCACCCGCCGCAGCACCTTGCCCAGGTGCACGAGGTCCTTGTTGGCGCTGTTTGGCGTGAGCTCCTCGGTCTCAAGCCGCTCAGACCACCACTGCCGGAAGTCGAGCATGTCATCGCGCGTGATCTCGGCTATAGGCTTGTCGCCGATCACCTCGATGAAGTTGCGGATCGCCTTGATCACCGGATTCCGCGCCCGGCGGACCTAG
- a CDS encoding autoinducer binding domain-containing protein: MSSASEIVGILSTLKDVAPAGYAIALHIHFTTPMYLFQSYPREWVDKYSQEGLVLLDPTVRWGFGNTGPIRWSELASDDSAGVLAAAGQHGLTFGLTVAQSFATRKSIASFARTDREFSDPEVAQVCALFDDLIQRTIAPGALTDQDQEFLRRMSVAVTRG, translated from the coding sequence ATGAGCAGCGCTTCGGAGATCGTTGGCATCTTGAGCACCCTAAAGGACGTCGCGCCGGCCGGCTATGCGATTGCCTTGCACATTCACTTTACAACTCCGATGTACCTCTTTCAGTCCTACCCACGGGAGTGGGTGGACAAGTACTCGCAAGAAGGACTGGTCCTCCTTGATCCTACCGTGCGCTGGGGATTTGGCAACACTGGGCCCATAAGGTGGTCAGAATTGGCGTCCGACGACAGCGCCGGTGTGCTCGCGGCTGCCGGACAGCACGGATTGACGTTCGGCTTGACCGTCGCCCAGAGCTTCGCCACGCGGAAGTCGATCGCGAGCTTCGCACGAACTGATCGAGAGTTCTCTGATCCCGAGGTTGCGCAGGTTTGCGCCTTGTTTGACGATCTCATTCAGAGAACGATCGCCCCCGGCGCATTGACAGATCAAGATCAGGAGTTTCTCCGCCGGATGTCAGTGGCCGTAACCCGAGGATGA
- a CDS encoding helix-turn-helix transcriptional regulator, which translates to MPEVDTSTLPIHSIAGVAISGFYVALRVGFAFPLEEHNLLPEAWVRYYTQNGLMLHDPVMRWVYANTGVVRWSEIEIPDPANVMLRAKEHNLVYGLAVSYSDADNTGQRSFGSFCRPDREFTSEESVFLAKAVQEGHDDMSPPRTITEAEIEALRYLNRGLRFKQIAFELDVSEAAIKARLKNAKIKLRAKTNSQALSKAVKFGLI; encoded by the coding sequence ATGCCTGAGGTCGACACATCCACACTGCCCATCCACAGCATAGCCGGCGTGGCAATCTCTGGATTCTATGTGGCGCTGCGCGTCGGTTTTGCGTTCCCGCTCGAGGAGCATAACCTCCTTCCTGAGGCATGGGTCCGGTACTACACCCAGAACGGGCTCATGCTGCACGACCCGGTCATGAGGTGGGTGTACGCGAACACGGGGGTCGTTCGCTGGAGTGAAATCGAAATCCCCGATCCTGCCAACGTGATGCTTCGAGCCAAGGAGCACAATCTGGTGTACGGTCTGGCGGTGTCTTACTCGGATGCGGACAACACAGGGCAGAGGTCCTTCGGGTCGTTCTGTCGGCCGGATCGCGAGTTCACATCAGAGGAAAGCGTGTTCCTGGCCAAGGCGGTGCAGGAAGGCCACGACGACATGTCGCCCCCGAGAACGATCACGGAAGCGGAAATCGAAGCGTTGCGCTACCTGAACCGAGGGCTTCGCTTTAAGCAGATCGCCTTCGAACTCGACGTCTCCGAAGCTGCGATCAAGGCCCGATTGAAGAATGCGAAGATCAAGCTGCGTGCGAAGACGAATAGCCAAGCACTTAGCAAGGCTGTGAAATTCGGGCTGATCTGA
- a CDS encoding acyl-homoserine-lactone synthase: MQGVTFDFSDMHLHGSAFYDFLRLRKKRFVDDLGWNLSHNDVVEMDQYDTPLAHYSVVLRDGCVVGGARTMSTTASWGGHTYMIRDALAGKLADIPPGIIDREINSPDVWECTRLVIDDALTSHAERSHCLGLIVDGLVSVARREGANELVSLSPVSLLRALRQLGYAANRVGGAYANESDGRRYAVLTMPAGRGEAPPLSSVFAQFLSQ; this comes from the coding sequence ATGCAGGGCGTAACCTTCGATTTCTCGGACATGCATCTGCATGGGTCGGCGTTCTATGACTTCCTGAGGCTCAGGAAGAAGCGGTTCGTCGATGATCTGGGCTGGAACCTCTCACACAATGATGTCGTCGAGATGGATCAGTACGACACACCACTGGCACACTACTCTGTCGTGTTGCGAGACGGTTGTGTCGTCGGCGGAGCACGCACGATGTCCACGACGGCCTCTTGGGGTGGACACACATACATGATCCGCGATGCCCTGGCCGGGAAGCTCGCGGACATTCCTCCGGGCATCATCGACAGGGAGATCAATTCACCGGACGTCTGGGAGTGCACCAGGCTGGTGATTGATGATGCACTAACCAGCCATGCCGAGCGCAGCCACTGCCTAGGTCTGATTGTGGACGGACTTGTGTCCGTTGCTCGACGCGAAGGGGCAAATGAGCTCGTCTCGCTTTCTCCGGTGTCCTTGCTCCGTGCGTTGCGGCAGCTAGGTTATGCTGCGAACCGCGTGGGGGGTGCCTACGCAAATGAGTCCGACGGCCGGCGCTATGCTGTCCTTACAATGCCTGCCGGTCGCGGCGAAGCGCCACCACTGTCCAGCGTCTTCGCACAGTTCCTTTCGCAGTAG
- a CDS encoding AraC family transcriptional regulator translates to MISVTALARVPQMVRQAFGDSVLRYANRAAMLDIELIEDRDCFIPHMTMTDFLGEIERRTKERHIGLLVAPHLSFEGYGCWGDYVLSAQTLGEAITRAATTIGFHSCGEAITLKVEGETACFAYFSAARGSAAYPHIATGAAAVMVNLCRSFASPGWKPARVEVDIARPRDARLFEDTFGCPVVFDAPAAAVRFHARLLRAERPRSQGGRTMTVDDLARARLEPASRGDLIGVITTQIWTQVLAGSVSLDGAAHALDLSKRTLQRALEDHGTSFRDLGNIIRARRATELLRGTIASITDISVELGYSTPANFARAFRKATGFAPEEFRRSLSASSVQHQAAARIGREAGLSRRISS, encoded by the coding sequence ATGATTTCGGTCACTGCGCTGGCCAGGGTTCCCCAGATGGTGCGCCAGGCCTTTGGCGACTCGGTCCTGCGCTACGCCAACCGCGCCGCCATGCTCGACATCGAGTTGATCGAGGACCGCGACTGCTTCATCCCGCATATGACGATGACCGACTTCCTGGGCGAGATCGAACGGCGGACGAAGGAACGCCACATCGGCCTTCTGGTCGCGCCCCACCTCTCGTTCGAGGGCTACGGGTGCTGGGGCGACTATGTGTTGTCGGCCCAAACCCTGGGCGAGGCCATCACCCGTGCCGCCACGACCATCGGCTTTCACAGTTGCGGCGAGGCGATCACGCTGAAGGTCGAGGGCGAGACGGCCTGCTTCGCCTATTTCAGCGCGGCGCGAGGCAGCGCGGCCTATCCCCACATTGCCACCGGGGCCGCCGCCGTGATGGTGAACCTCTGCCGCTCCTTCGCGTCACCGGGCTGGAAACCTGCCCGCGTCGAGGTCGACATCGCCCGTCCACGCGACGCCCGGCTGTTCGAAGACACATTCGGTTGTCCGGTCGTCTTCGACGCGCCCGCCGCTGCGGTCCGGTTTCACGCCCGGCTCCTGCGGGCCGAGCGTCCGCGCTCGCAGGGGGGGCGGACGATGACCGTGGACGACCTCGCCCGCGCCCGGCTGGAACCCGCCAGCCGCGGCGATCTGATCGGCGTCATCACCACACAGATCTGGACGCAGGTGCTGGCGGGCAGCGTTTCGCTGGACGGCGCGGCCCATGCACTCGACCTCAGCAAGCGCACGCTGCAGCGCGCACTTGAAGACCACGGCACCAGCTTCCGCGACCTCGGCAATATCATCCGCGCCCGCCGCGCGACCGAGCTTCTGCGCGGCACCATCGCTTCCATCACCGATATCTCGGTCGAACTCGGATACTCTACCCCCGCGAATTTCGCGCGTGCCTTTCGAAAGGCAACAGGTTTCGCACCGGAGGAGTTCCGGCGCAGCCTGTCTGCAAGCTCAGTCCAGCATCAGGCGGCGGCGCGGATTGGAAGGGAGGCGGGCTTGAGCAGGAGAATATCGTCTTGA